In a genomic window of Sulfurimonas denitrificans DSM 1251:
- a CDS encoding dihydroneopterin aldolase produces MTIHVENLKFKCIIGILDFERVTPQEVIINLNIDYEHIKHFIDYAKVVDFIKEIMIKNEFFLIEDALKEINLKLNKKFNGIKSINLKITKPSILPECMVSVSDFVIFES; encoded by the coding sequence ATGACAATACATGTAGAAAATCTAAAGTTTAAATGTATCATTGGAATTTTGGATTTTGAGAGAGTGACTCCTCAAGAGGTTATTATAAATCTTAATATTGATTATGAGCATATTAAACACTTTATAGATTATGCAAAAGTTGTTGATTTTATCAAAGAAATTATGATAAAAAATGAATTTTTTCTTATAGAAGATGCTTTAAAAGAGATAAATTTAAAGTTAAATAAAAAATTCAACGGCATTAAAAGCATAAATTTAAAAATAACAAAACCATCAATTTTACCCGAGTGTATGGTAAGTGTAAGTGATTTTGTTATTTTTGAATCTTAA
- the plsY gene encoding glycerol-3-phosphate 1-O-acyltransferase PlsY — protein sequence MDFLFNTNAQFFIAAYLIGAIPFGLLLAKKYAGVDVKSSGSGSIGATNVLRVVKQSNPALAKKLGAATLLLDALKGVLVLLFAYFYGVSEATLWGISVLAVLGHCYSPYLGFEGGKGVATGMGVMMFMLPLETIIALVVWALGAKFIRISSLSSLTALGALIVASFILHPDMAHAPVIIIGFVLLYKHIPNIIRLFKGEEKRVV from the coding sequence TTATTCAACACAAATGCTCAGTTTTTTATAGCAGCCTATCTCATAGGTGCTATTCCATTTGGTCTTCTTTTAGCTAAAAAGTATGCGGGTGTAGATGTAAAATCAAGCGGCTCTGGAAGCATTGGAGCAACAAATGTTTTAAGAGTTGTAAAACAGAGCAACCCAGCATTGGCAAAAAAATTAGGAGCAGCAACTCTTCTACTTGATGCGCTCAAAGGTGTTTTAGTTTTACTATTTGCATATTTTTATGGAGTAAGTGAAGCAACACTTTGGGGCATCTCTGTTTTAGCAGTCTTGGGTCATTGCTACTCTCCTTATCTAGGTTTTGAAGGCGGAAAAGGCGTTGCAACAGGCATGGGTGTTATGATGTTTATGCTTCCGCTAGAGACAATTATAGCTCTTGTTGTTTGGGCGTTAGGTGCTAAATTTATCCGCATCTCTTCACTATCTTCACTCACAGCTCTTGGCGCACTAATAGTAGCTAGTTTCATACTCCACCCAGACATGGCTCATGCTCCAGTAATTATCATCGGTTTTGTACTTTTATATAAACATATACCAAATATCATTCGCCTATTCAAGGGTGAAGAAAAACGAGTTGTATGA
- the hsrA gene encoding homeostatic response regulator transcription factor HsrA, translated as MRILIIEDEVTLNKMLAEGLKEFGYQSDVVETLKDGEYYLDIRNYDLVLMDWMLPDGNSIDIIGDIKTKTPKTVVVVLSARDDNESEIEALKSGADDYIRKPFDFDVLVARLEARLRFGGSNIIEIQDLIINPEEEKITYKEVEIELKGKPFEVLTHLARHRDQIVSKEQLLDAIWEEPELVTPNVIEVAINQIRQKMDKPLGITTIETVRRRGYRFCFPKEIN; from the coding sequence ATGCGCATTCTTATAATAGAAGATGAAGTTACATTAAATAAAATGCTAGCAGAGGGGCTAAAAGAGTTTGGCTACCAAAGTGACGTTGTAGAGACTCTAAAAGATGGAGAGTACTATCTTGACATTCGTAATTATGATTTAGTTCTAATGGATTGGATGCTTCCAGATGGAAATAGTATTGATATCATAGGAGACATTAAAACAAAAACTCCAAAAACTGTTGTTGTTGTTTTATCGGCTAGAGACGATAATGAGAGCGAAATTGAAGCACTAAAAAGCGGCGCTGATGACTATATCAGAAAACCATTTGATTTTGATGTTTTAGTTGCACGTCTTGAAGCACGTCTTCGTTTTGGTGGTAGCAATATAATTGAAATTCAAGATTTAATAATCAACCCTGAAGAAGAAAAAATCACTTATAAAGAAGTTGAAATAGAGTTAAAAGGAAAACCTTTTGAAGTTTTAACTCACCTAGCTCGTCACCGTGATCAAATAGTTTCAAAAGAACAACTACTTGACGCTATCTGGGAAGAGCCAGAACTTGTTACTCCAAACGTAATTGAAGTTGCAATCAATCAAATCAGACAAAAAATGGACAAACCTTTAGGGATTACAACAATTGAGACTGTTCGTCGTCGTGGTTACCGTTTCTGTTTTCCAAAAGAGATAAACTAA